One region of Mycolicibacterium lutetiense genomic DNA includes:
- a CDS encoding ROK family protein, which translates to MTLTLALDIGGTKIAAGLVDAEGRLVHRAQLPTPDGDAETVWAVVEKLLGETMQTADGAATGVGVASAGPIDLPNGTVSPINIAEWQHFPIVDRVTDTTRLPVRLGGDGLCMALGEQWCGAGRGAQFLLGMVVSTGVGGGLVLDGAPYDGRTGNAGHVGHVVVAPDGGDPCACGGHGCVETVASGPSMVRWARTQGWAGTDAKVLGEAAAQGDGLAIKAFHRGARAVAAMIASVGAVCDLDLVVIGGGVAKSGALLFDPLRAALADYAGLEFLRGLRVVAAELGGDAGLVGAAALARG; encoded by the coding sequence GTGACTCTCACCCTCGCGCTCGATATCGGCGGCACCAAGATCGCCGCCGGCCTGGTCGACGCCGAGGGGCGACTGGTGCATCGGGCCCAACTACCGACCCCGGACGGCGACGCCGAGACGGTGTGGGCCGTCGTCGAGAAACTGCTCGGCGAGACCATGCAGACCGCGGACGGGGCGGCGACCGGCGTCGGCGTCGCCTCCGCCGGACCCATCGACCTGCCCAACGGCACCGTCAGCCCCATCAATATCGCTGAATGGCAGCACTTCCCGATCGTCGATCGGGTTACCGACACCACTCGGTTGCCGGTCCGGCTCGGTGGTGACGGGCTGTGCATGGCGCTCGGCGAGCAGTGGTGCGGTGCGGGCCGGGGCGCGCAGTTCCTGCTCGGCATGGTGGTGTCGACCGGGGTCGGCGGTGGCCTGGTGCTCGACGGCGCCCCGTACGACGGCCGCACCGGCAACGCCGGGCACGTCGGCCATGTCGTCGTCGCCCCCGACGGCGGTGACCCGTGTGCGTGTGGCGGGCATGGCTGCGTCGAGACCGTCGCGTCCGGGCCCAGCATGGTGCGGTGGGCCCGCACGCAGGGGTGGGCCGGCACCGACGCCAAGGTGCTGGGTGAGGCAGCAGCTCAAGGAGATGGGCTGGCCATCAAGGCATTTCATCGAGGCGCGCGGGCAGTGGCGGCGATGATCGCCTCGGTGGGCGCGGTCTGCGACCTGGACCTGGTGGTGATCGGCGGGGGAGTGGCCAAGTCCGGGGCATTGTTGTTCGACCCGCTGCGCGCGGCGCTCGCCGACTACGCCGGGCTGGAGTTCCTGCGGGGGCTGCGGGTCGTCGCGGCCGAACTCGGTGGGGATGCCGGCCTGGTGGGTGCGGCGGCTCTGGCGCGCGGCTGA
- the rplJ gene encoding 50S ribosomal protein L10, whose translation MAKADKATAVADIAEQFKASTATVVTEYRGLTVANLAELRRSLGDSATYTVAKNTLVKRAASEAGIEGLDELFAGPTAIAFVQGEPVDAAKAIKKFAKDNKALVIKGGYMDGKALSVSEVEKIADLESREVLLAKLAGAMKGNLSKAAGLFNAPASQMARLAAALQEKKAGEEAA comes from the coding sequence ATGGCCAAGGCTGATAAAGCCACGGCGGTTGCCGACATTGCTGAGCAGTTCAAGGCGTCGACGGCCACCGTCGTCACCGAGTACCGCGGGCTGACTGTGGCGAACCTGGCTGAGCTGCGTCGTTCCCTCGGCGACTCCGCCACGTACACCGTCGCCAAGAACACTCTGGTGAAGCGCGCCGCGTCTGAAGCTGGCATTGAAGGTCTCGACGAGCTGTTCGCCGGTCCCACGGCGATCGCGTTCGTCCAGGGTGAGCCCGTTGACGCCGCCAAGGCGATCAAGAAGTTCGCCAAGGACAACAAGGCGCTCGTCATCAAGGGCGGCTACATGGACGGCAAGGCGCTGTCTGTGTCCGAGGTCGAGAAGATCGCTGACCTCGAGTCGCGCGAGGTTCTGCTCGCCAAGCTGGCAGGTGCCATGAAGGGCAACCTGTCCAAGGCCGCAGGTCTGTTCAACGCGCCCGCTTCTCAGATGGCCCGCCTCGCGGCGGCGCTGCAGGAGAAGAAGGCCGGCGAAGAGGCCGCGTAG
- a CDS encoding winged helix-turn-helix transcriptional regulator: MAVSKKEVGDCPIDATLSVIDGRWKGTILWRLADGPMRTAELRRSIPDITERMLIRHLHDLVDAGIIDRHDAGTVPPRVHYSISEYGKTLAPVLGALCEWGRTHMEIQKQKRQPRARAAAPTRPASPPSSAATTRSPRRNSSPA, encoded by the coding sequence ATGGCGGTTTCCAAGAAAGAGGTCGGCGACTGCCCGATCGACGCGACGTTGTCGGTCATCGACGGACGCTGGAAGGGCACCATCCTGTGGCGGCTGGCCGACGGGCCGATGCGCACCGCCGAACTGCGCCGCAGCATTCCCGACATCACCGAGCGGATGCTCATCCGCCATCTGCACGATCTGGTCGACGCCGGGATCATCGATCGCCATGACGCAGGCACGGTGCCGCCACGCGTGCACTATTCGATCTCCGAGTACGGGAAGACGTTGGCGCCGGTGCTGGGCGCGTTGTGCGAATGGGGCCGCACCCATATGGAGATCCAGAAACAGAAGCGTCAGCCGCGCGCCAGAGCCGCCGCACCCACCAGGCCGGCATCCCCACCGAGTTCGGCCGCGACGACCCGCAGCCCCCGCAGGAACTCCAGCCCGGCGTAG
- a CDS encoding DUF7158 domain-containing protein has translation MNPVTYAARVAGKPVFIKEIDDREATLRAGNRASALPRPGTSEGRQLRRWLTQLAVAERVVADEAAARGLSGHGAPGQDEVLPDTAARLEIGSVAAATLGTPLARAVFAEVTAAVDISDAQVIAYHARNPLRFAPIPGGPHGWRGRPVAPSLDQVHHRIAAHLRSASRRQAFRLWLDARCAALVELAPGYEHPGDPRQPDNTHKH, from the coding sequence ATGAACCCGGTGACCTATGCGGCACGAGTAGCCGGAAAACCGGTGTTCATCAAGGAGATCGACGACCGGGAGGCCACGCTACGGGCGGGGAACCGGGCCTCGGCGCTGCCACGCCCCGGGACCAGCGAAGGGCGCCAGTTACGCCGCTGGCTCACCCAGTTGGCGGTCGCCGAACGGGTGGTCGCCGACGAGGCCGCCGCGCGCGGCCTGTCCGGCCACGGCGCACCCGGCCAGGACGAGGTGCTGCCCGATACCGCGGCCCGGCTGGAGATCGGCAGCGTCGCCGCCGCCACCCTGGGTACCCCGCTGGCCCGTGCGGTGTTCGCGGAGGTGACTGCGGCGGTCGATATCTCAGATGCGCAGGTGATTGCCTATCACGCGCGGAACCCGTTGCGGTTCGCGCCGATACCGGGGGGCCCGCACGGCTGGCGCGGCCGGCCGGTCGCGCCGTCGCTGGATCAGGTGCACCACCGGATAGCCGCGCATCTACGGTCGGCTTCACGCAGGCAGGCGTTCCGGCTGTGGCTCGACGCGCGGTGCGCGGCCCTGGTGGAACTGGCACCGGGGTACGAGCATCCCGGGGATCCCCGTCAACCGGACAACACCCACAAGCACTAG
- a CDS encoding DUF1772 domain-containing protein has protein sequence MEEIVQMLAVIVTGPLLGVEFGVAAFTNPILQRLPDAAYRQARGTGAGILGTAMPFWYGGAIVLLIAAAVGSPGPLLITAVVLMGLVMLLSVTTLVPINNRVAAGFGGCDDAGEDAEQFHELARRWDRLHWLRVGLLAAAFVLLVVAG, from the coding sequence ATGGAAGAAATCGTGCAGATGCTCGCCGTCATCGTCACCGGACCGCTTCTCGGCGTCGAGTTCGGCGTCGCCGCATTCACCAACCCGATCCTGCAGCGGCTGCCCGATGCCGCCTACCGGCAGGCCCGCGGCACCGGTGCAGGGATTCTCGGAACGGCGATGCCGTTCTGGTACGGCGGCGCCATCGTGTTGCTGATCGCCGCCGCAGTGGGGAGCCCAGGGCCGCTGCTCATCACCGCAGTGGTTCTGATGGGGCTGGTCATGCTGCTGTCCGTCACCACACTGGTGCCGATCAACAACCGCGTCGCGGCGGGATTCGGCGGATGTGACGATGCCGGTGAGGACGCCGAACAGTTCCACGAACTGGCCCGCCGCTGGGACCGGCTGCACTGGCTGCGGGTCGGATTGCTGGCTGCGGCATTCGTGCTGCTGGTGGTTGCGGGCTGA
- a CDS encoding ABC transporter ATP-binding protein, which produces MGVQIDVTGLSKSFGSSKIWEDVTLTVPEGEVSVLLGPSGTGKSVFLKSLIGLLRPERGSIVIDGTNILECSAKELYEIRTLFGVLFQDGALFGSMNIYDNTAFPLREHTKKSESEIRNIVMEKLDLVGMPNDGHKFPGEISGGMRKRAGLARALVLDPKIILCDEPDSGLDPVRTAYLSQLLIDINAQIDATVLIVTHNINIARTVPDNIGMLFRKQLVMFGPREVLLTSEEPVVKQFLNGRRIGPIGMSEEKDEATAAAEQAMMEAGQHDGGVEEIEGVPPQLMATPGMPERKAVGRRQARVREILHTLPPAAQAAILDDLEGTHKYAVHEFGDEPTARHQRPVGDDDPTGVIEVPQQS; this is translated from the coding sequence ATGGGCGTCCAGATCGACGTGACGGGACTGAGCAAATCTTTTGGATCGTCAAAGATTTGGGAGGATGTCACGCTGACGGTTCCCGAGGGCGAGGTCAGCGTGCTGCTGGGCCCGTCGGGTACCGGCAAATCGGTGTTCTTGAAGTCTCTGATCGGCTTGCTGCGCCCAGAGCGCGGCTCCATCGTCATCGACGGCACCAACATCCTTGAGTGTTCGGCCAAGGAGCTCTACGAGATCCGCACGCTGTTCGGTGTGCTGTTCCAGGACGGCGCGCTGTTCGGCTCGATGAACATCTATGACAACACCGCCTTCCCGTTGCGTGAGCACACGAAGAAGAGCGAGAGCGAGATCCGCAACATCGTCATGGAGAAGCTCGACCTGGTGGGTATGCCCAATGACGGGCACAAGTTCCCCGGCGAGATCTCCGGCGGTATGCGCAAGCGCGCCGGCCTGGCTCGGGCCCTGGTGCTCGACCCCAAGATCATCCTGTGCGACGAGCCGGACTCCGGTCTGGACCCGGTGCGTACCGCGTACCTGTCCCAGCTGCTGATCGACATCAACGCGCAGATCGACGCCACAGTGCTGATCGTGACGCACAACATCAACATCGCCCGGACCGTGCCGGACAACATCGGCATGCTGTTCCGCAAGCAGCTGGTCATGTTCGGCCCCCGCGAGGTGCTGCTCACCTCGGAGGAGCCCGTCGTCAAGCAGTTCCTCAACGGTCGCCGGATCGGGCCGATCGGTATGTCGGAGGAGAAGGACGAGGCCACCGCGGCCGCTGAGCAGGCCATGATGGAGGCCGGCCAGCATGACGGTGGTGTCGAGGAGATCGAGGGTGTGCCGCCGCAGTTGATGGCGACCCCGGGTATGCCCGAGCGCAAGGCCGTGGGCCGCCGTCAGGCCCGGGTACGCGAGATCCTGCACACCCTGCCGCCCGCTGCACAGGCCGCGATCCTCGACGACCTCGAGGGCACCCACAAGTACGCGGTGCACGAGTTCGGAGACGAGCCGACGGCGCGCCACCAGCGCCCGGTCGGGGACGACGACCCGACCGGGGTCATCGAGGTTCCTCAACAGAGCTGA
- the rplL gene encoding 50S ribosomal protein L7/L12, which translates to MAKLSTDELLDAFKEMTLLELSEFVKQFEEVFEVTAAAPVAVAAAGGAPAAAEAAEEQSEFDVILEGAGEKKIGVIKVVREIVSGLGLKEAKDLVDGAPKPLLEKVTKEAAEDAKSKLEAAGASVTVK; encoded by the coding sequence ATGGCCAAGCTGTCCACCGACGAACTGCTCGACGCTTTCAAGGAAATGACCCTGCTGGAGCTCTCTGAGTTCGTGAAGCAGTTCGAAGAGGTCTTCGAGGTCACCGCCGCCGCTCCGGTCGCCGTTGCCGCCGCCGGTGGCGCCCCCGCCGCCGCCGAGGCCGCCGAGGAGCAGTCGGAGTTCGACGTCATCCTCGAGGGTGCCGGCGAGAAGAAGATCGGCGTCATCAAGGTCGTCCGCGAGATCGTCTCCGGCCTGGGCCTGAAGGAAGCCAAGGATCTGGTCGACGGCGCTCCCAAGCCGCTGCTGGAGAAGGTCACCAAGGAGGCCGCCGAGGACGCCAAGAGCAAGCTCGAGGCTGCCGGCGCCAGCGTCACCGTCAAGTAG